From one Oscillatoria sp. FACHB-1407 genomic stretch:
- a CDS encoding ABC transporter ATP-binding protein, with translation MAKLKAENICIDYFVKRSQRLVPAVQDVSFEVEEGQFLAIVGPSGCGKTTLLNVIAGLLPVKTGTISLDGEAIAGPGRDRAMVFQSPALMPWRTVISNVMYGLELQGHRRDKAHDRAKRFIDLVGLKEFEESYPHELSGGMQQRVNLARALAIEPRLLLLDEPLSALDAQTREYMQLELQRIWQEAGTTAIYVTHQIDEAIFLADQVMVMSARPGQVKAIVPISLPRPRTLAMKRQSKFNQLENQIWELLQIDPGAIDLSIQPLSANTLI, from the coding sequence ATGGCAAAGCTAAAAGCTGAAAACATTTGTATTGATTATTTTGTCAAACGCTCACAGCGTTTAGTTCCTGCTGTTCAAGATGTCAGTTTTGAAGTCGAAGAAGGGCAGTTTTTAGCGATCGTGGGTCCGAGCGGTTGCGGCAAGACAACTCTGCTAAACGTGATTGCTGGTTTGTTGCCCGTCAAAACTGGAACTATTTCACTGGATGGTGAGGCGATCGCAGGTCCAGGTCGCGATCGCGCTATGGTGTTTCAATCGCCTGCTCTGATGCCCTGGCGGACGGTGATCAGCAATGTGATGTATGGGTTGGAGTTGCAGGGACATCGCCGTGACAAAGCCCATGATCGCGCCAAACGTTTTATTGATCTGGTTGGGCTAAAAGAATTTGAGGAGAGCTATCCTCATGAGTTGTCAGGCGGGATGCAACAACGGGTTAATTTAGCCCGCGCACTGGCGATTGAACCCAGGCTTTTGTTATTAGACGAGCCGCTCTCTGCATTAGATGCTCAGACCCGTGAGTATATGCAGCTAGAGTTGCAACGAATCTGGCAAGAAGCTGGCACAACCGCAATTTACGTCACTCATCAAATCGACGAAGCCATTTTTCTGGCAGATCAGGTGATGGTGATGTCGGCTCGCCCCGGACAGGTGAAAGCCATCGTGCCAATTTCGCTGCCACGCCCCCGCACCCTTGCGATGAAACGCCAATCCAAATTTAACCAGCTTGAGAATCAAATCTGGGAACTGTTGCAAATTGATCCTGGGGCGATCGATCTGTCCATTCAACCGCTGAGTGCAAATACATTGATTTGA